One stretch of Harpia harpyja isolate bHarHar1 chromosome 17, bHarHar1 primary haplotype, whole genome shotgun sequence DNA includes these proteins:
- the DGAT2 gene encoding diacylglycerol O-acyltransferase 2, with amino-acid sequence MKTIIAAYSGVLRGTGSSILSALQDLFWLSKSKVEKQLQIISVLQWVLTFLIMGVACTLILMYILCTDCWAIAALYLAWLVFDWNTPKKGGRRSQWVRNWAIWRYFRDYFPIRLVKTHNLLTTRNYIFGYHPHGIMGLGAFCNFSTEATGVGQKFPGIRPYLATLAGNFRMPILRDYLMSGGICPVNRDSIDYILSKNGSGNAIIIVVGGAAESLNCTPGKNSVTLKNRKGFVKLALRHGADLVPVYSFGENEVYKQVIFEEGSWGRWVQKKFQKHIGFAPCIFHGRGLFSSNTWGLLPYSKPITTVVGEPITIPKIDNPSQREVDFYHSIYVDSLIKLFDKYKSKFGLPETEVLEVN; translated from the exons GCACAGGATCGAGCATTCTTTCTGCTCTGCAGGATTTGTTTTGGCTATCTAAATCCAAAGTAGAGAAACAACTCCAGATCATCTCTGTGCTGCAATGGGTTCTCACTTTCCTTATCATGG GTGTTGCTTGCACTTTAATCCTCATGTACATACTGTGCACAGATTGCTGGGCGATTGCTGCTCTATATTTAGCCTGGCTGGTATTTGACTGGAATACACCAAAGAAAG gtgGAAGAAGATCCCAATGGGTGAGAAACTGGGCTATATGGAGGTACTTCAGGGATTATTTTCCAATAAGA CTGGTTAAAACCCACAATCTGCTGACCACCAGGAATTACATTTTTGGGTACCATCCACATGGCATCATGGGCTTGGGTGCCTTTTGCAACTTCAGCACAGAGGCCACAGGTGTCGGCCAGAAATTCCCTGGGATCCGACCATACCTTGCTACCCTGGCTGGGAACTTCAGGATGCCAATTTTGAGGGACTACTTAATGTCTGGTG GTATATGTCCTGTGAACCGCGACAGCATAGACTACATCTTGTCCAAGAACGGCAGTGGCAATGCCATCATCATTGTGGTCGGAGGGGCAGCGGAGTCCCTGAACTGCACCCCAGGGAAGAACTCTGTGACACTGAAAAACCGGAAAGGATTTGTGAAATTGGCTCTACGGCATGG TGCGGACTTGGTTCCTGTCTACTCCTTTGGGGAGAACGAAGTGTACAAGCAGGTCATCTTTGAGGAGGGTTCCTGGGGAAGATGGGTTCAGAAGAAGTTTCAGAAGCACATTGGCTTTGCTCCATGCATCTTTCATGGCCGTGGCCTCTTTTCCTCCAACACCTGGGGATTATTACCTTACTCCAAGCCCATCACTACTGTTG TTGGGGAGCCCATCACCATCCCCAAAATCGATAATCCATCCCAGAGGGAAGTGGACTTCTACCACAGCATATATGTGGACTCCCTGATCAAACTATTTGACAAGTATAAGAGCAAATTTGGCCTGCCAGAGACTGAAGTCTTGGAAGTCAACTGA